Proteins found in one Streptomyces sp. NBC_00461 genomic segment:
- a CDS encoding SMP-30/gluconolactonase/LRE family protein → MTAYEVAVRVEASLGEGPTWDADAGRLIWIDILGARVHTYEPVSGRRSIRVTDQHVGAAKPRAGGGLVLNLRDGVGLVDPDDTFRWLHHEVVPGRRANDAAVAPDGSLWAGTMRYDEAPGGGTLSRITGDGDVRTVLDDVAVSNGIGWSPDGSLMYYIDSPTRQVDVFHHEGGRAVDRRRFAQIEEDAGFPDGLTVDADGCVWVALWGGAAVRRYTPDGELDRVIELPTPLVTACAFGGPDLTDLYVTTARVGLTAPHPVAGSLLVVPGAGKGLPQPAFAG, encoded by the coding sequence ATGACGGCGTACGAGGTCGCGGTGCGCGTGGAGGCGAGCCTCGGGGAGGGCCCGACCTGGGACGCGGACGCCGGCCGGCTGATCTGGATCGACATCCTCGGTGCCCGTGTCCACACGTACGAACCCGTGTCGGGTCGCCGCAGCATCCGGGTGACCGACCAGCACGTGGGGGCGGCCAAGCCCAGGGCCGGCGGTGGGCTCGTCCTGAACCTCCGGGACGGGGTCGGACTCGTCGACCCGGACGACACCTTCCGCTGGCTGCACCACGAGGTCGTCCCCGGCCGCCGCGCCAACGATGCCGCCGTCGCCCCCGACGGTTCCCTCTGGGCCGGCACCATGCGCTACGACGAGGCCCCCGGCGGCGGCACGCTCTCCCGGATCACCGGGGACGGGGACGTACGGACGGTTCTCGACGACGTCGCGGTCAGCAACGGCATCGGCTGGAGCCCCGACGGCAGCCTGATGTACTACATCGACTCGCCGACGCGACAGGTCGACGTCTTCCACCACGAAGGCGGCCGGGCGGTGGACCGGCGCCGGTTCGCGCAGATCGAGGAGGACGCCGGCTTCCCGGACGGGCTGACGGTGGACGCCGACGGCTGCGTGTGGGTGGCGCTGTGGGGCGGCGCGGCGGTACGCCGCTACACGCCCGACGGCGAACTGGACCGCGTGATCGAGCTGCCCACGCCCCTCGTGACCGCCTGCGCCTTCGGCGGCCCGGACCTGACCGACCTCTACGTCACGACGGCCCGCGTGGGCCTGACCGCACCCCACCCGGTGGCAGGCTCCCTGCTGGTGGTTCCCGGTGCCGGAAAGGGTTTGCCCCAGCCGGCGTTCGCGGGCTGA
- a CDS encoding IclR family transcriptional regulator gives MGRLVPAVTRALDILELFLDGDGTLSAPDIVRRLQLPRTTVHELVTTLAARAYIVQVPGQPGRYRLGVRPYQLGSRYAEQLDLAAEGQQVARSVAETCDETVHVAILEGTDVIYIAKVDSTHAVRMVSAAGRRLPAHCTSVGKMLLASLPDHELTSRIPEDDELVGMTPNSITEPSALREALAQIRQRGIAVESRESNPDVSCVAAPVRDRTGQVVAALSISVPMIRWSDERREELEQLAAKGAVELSERLGYRIVA, from the coding sequence ATGGGACGCCTCGTACCTGCCGTGACCCGGGCTCTCGATATTCTTGAGCTCTTCCTCGACGGGGACGGGACGCTCTCCGCCCCCGACATCGTGCGCAGGCTGCAGCTGCCGCGCACCACTGTGCACGAGCTGGTCACCACGCTCGCCGCCCGGGCGTACATCGTCCAGGTGCCCGGGCAGCCGGGACGCTACCGGCTCGGTGTGCGGCCGTACCAGCTCGGCAGCCGGTACGCCGAGCAGCTGGACCTCGCCGCCGAGGGGCAGCAGGTGGCGCGGTCCGTCGCGGAGACCTGTGACGAGACCGTGCACGTGGCGATCCTGGAGGGCACCGACGTCATCTACATCGCCAAGGTCGACTCCACGCATGCCGTGCGCATGGTGTCCGCCGCCGGGCGCCGGCTGCCCGCGCACTGCACGTCCGTCGGCAAGATGCTGCTGGCCTCCCTTCCGGATCACGAACTCACCTCGCGCATCCCGGAGGACGACGAGCTCGTCGGGATGACCCCCAACAGCATCACCGAGCCGTCCGCCCTGCGCGAGGCCCTGGCCCAGATCCGGCAGCGCGGCATCGCGGTGGAGAGCCGCGAGTCCAATCCGGACGTGAGCTGCGTGGCCGCGCCGGTGCGGGACCGTACCGGGCAGGTCGTCGCCGCCCTCTCCATCTCCGTCCCCATGATCCGCTGGAGCGACGAGCGCCGCGAAGAGCTGGAGCAGCTCGCCGCCAAGGGCGCCGTGGAACTCTCGGAACGCCTCGGCTACAGGATCGTCGCATGA
- a CDS encoding NAD-dependent epimerase/dehydratase family protein codes for MIGARVGDVGEASGEHPVLVTGGSGFVGSHLVRRLLERGYRVRATVRSTASAPKVAPLRGMQGDHPGRLELFEADLLVDGSFDEAMEGCGVVFHVASPFFMPEKIKDGQRDMVEPALVGTRNVVGSVERTATVRRFVFTSTVGAVFGDYADVLGMEGQVLSETYFNTTSTVENNPYHYAKTVAEQAAWEAAKGQERWRMVAVNPGLVLGPSLTPASESGSLFLLEELFKGYFFYGAPDFSFTTVDVRDLADAHIAAAEKPQAHGRYILAAERMTSFHEMARIIRGRYPKDLRLPRTRLPHWPVRVLGPAFGLTQDYTRKHLGIRFEVDNSRSVRELGIGYRPVEETLLDHYEAWRAQRSRT; via the coding sequence ATGATCGGAGCGCGGGTGGGCGACGTCGGTGAGGCTTCGGGGGAGCACCCCGTCCTGGTGACAGGCGGCAGTGGTTTCGTGGGCAGCCATCTCGTGCGGCGGCTGCTGGAGCGTGGGTATCGCGTCCGTGCCACCGTCCGCAGCACAGCGAGCGCCCCGAAGGTGGCGCCCCTTCGTGGCATGCAGGGCGACCATCCCGGGCGTCTGGAGCTGTTCGAGGCGGATCTTCTCGTGGACGGGTCCTTCGACGAGGCCATGGAGGGGTGCGGAGTCGTGTTTCATGTCGCCTCGCCGTTCTTCATGCCGGAGAAGATCAAGGACGGGCAGCGGGACATGGTCGAGCCCGCGCTCGTCGGGACGCGGAATGTCGTCGGGAGCGTGGAGCGGACGGCGACGGTGCGGAGGTTCGTCTTCACCTCCACCGTCGGCGCCGTGTTCGGTGACTACGCCGACGTGCTCGGCATGGAGGGGCAGGTGTTGAGCGAGACGTACTTCAACACCACCAGCACCGTGGAGAACAACCCGTACCACTACGCCAAGACCGTTGCGGAGCAGGCTGCTTGGGAGGCGGCGAAGGGGCAGGAGCGGTGGCGTATGGTCGCCGTCAACCCCGGGCTCGTGCTCGGGCCGTCACTCACTCCCGCCTCCGAGTCCGGGAGCCTGTTCCTGCTCGAGGAGCTCTTCAAGGGTTACTTCTTCTACGGCGCCCCCGACTTCAGCTTCACCACGGTCGACGTCAGGGATCTGGCCGACGCGCACATCGCGGCGGCGGAGAAGCCGCAGGCGCACGGGCGGTACATCCTCGCGGCCGAGCGGATGACGTCCTTCCACGAGATGGCCAGGATCATTCGGGGGCGGTATCCGAAGGATCTTCGGCTGCCCCGAACCCGCCTTCCGCACTGGCCTGTTCGCGTCCTCGGTCCCGCCTTCGGGCTCACCCAGGACTACACGCGCAAGCACCTCGGCATCAGGTTCGAGGTCGACAACAGCCGTAGCGTGCGGGAGCTCGGCATCGGCTACCGGCCCGTCGAGGAGACCCTGCTGGATCACTACGAGGCGTGGCGGGCGCAGCGGTCCCGCACCTGA
- a CDS encoding helix-turn-helix domain-containing protein → MTPAHSPAVTTRSAWHDVPRLQVRRFAALAMAEAPTLAEDILREIRREYPHLPLVLDESGEPMALVGIRRAIEVFVQHLEQSEGRPTVPPGVFQEFGRGEGLHGRSLDSLQAIYRMGVRLAWRCFAEIGQQVEIPPPAMYELVDAGYEYLDGLVDQSVRGYAEAAARQAGERLRLQRRLVELLLAEHHRGDPADALTERAARVGWPLPRKVAVGVLLRPAREAVAPAVGQGVLLDMEYEQPRMVVPEPDAAGRPELLHRALTGWSGAIGPPVPLADAAKSLHWAEAAVRLMERRLLPTGDVLYCTEHTEALVLLQPEELIDDLALRCLAPLAHCGPTHGRRLAETLLAWLETRGGAPEVAARLGVHPQTVRYRLRQIRELWGDEIDDPDRRFELELVLRAQRLRGVLGETSGHGP, encoded by the coding sequence GTGACGCCCGCCCACTCGCCGGCCGTCACCACCCGCTCGGCCTGGCACGACGTCCCCCGCCTCCAGGTCCGCCGGTTCGCCGCCCTGGCGATGGCCGAGGCGCCGACGCTCGCCGAGGACATCCTGCGGGAGATCCGCCGCGAGTACCCGCACCTGCCGCTCGTCCTCGACGAGTCCGGCGAGCCCATGGCCCTGGTCGGCATCCGCCGCGCCATCGAGGTCTTCGTCCAGCACCTGGAACAGTCGGAGGGCCGGCCGACGGTCCCGCCGGGCGTCTTCCAGGAGTTCGGCCGAGGCGAGGGCCTGCACGGCCGCTCCCTGGACTCGCTCCAGGCCATCTACCGCATGGGCGTACGCCTGGCCTGGCGCTGTTTCGCCGAGATCGGCCAGCAGGTGGAGATCCCGCCGCCCGCGATGTACGAGCTCGTGGACGCCGGTTACGAGTATCTGGACGGACTGGTCGACCAGTCGGTGCGCGGCTACGCCGAGGCGGCGGCCCGGCAGGCCGGCGAGCGGCTGCGCCTCCAGCGCCGCCTGGTGGAACTGTTGCTCGCCGAACACCATCGGGGCGACCCGGCCGACGCCCTGACCGAACGGGCCGCCCGGGTCGGCTGGCCGCTGCCGCGCAAGGTGGCGGTCGGCGTCCTGCTCCGCCCGGCCCGGGAGGCGGTCGCGCCCGCCGTCGGACAGGGCGTGCTGCTCGACATGGAGTACGAGCAGCCCCGCATGGTCGTCCCCGAGCCGGACGCCGCCGGCCGCCCCGAGTTACTGCACCGGGCGCTGACCGGCTGGTCCGGGGCGATCGGACCGCCCGTACCGCTCGCCGACGCGGCGAAGTCGCTGCACTGGGCCGAGGCGGCCGTACGCCTGATGGAACGGCGGCTGCTGCCCACCGGAGACGTCCTGTACTGCACGGAACACACCGAGGCCCTGGTCCTCCTCCAGCCCGAGGAACTGATCGACGACCTGGCCCTGCGCTGCCTGGCGCCCCTGGCCCACTGCGGGCCGACCCACGGGCGCCGGCTTGCGGAAACGTTACTGGCGTGGCTGGAGACGCGGGGCGGAGCGCCGGAGGTGGCCGCCCGGCTCGGCGTCCATCCCCAGACGGTCCGCTACCGCCTGCGCCAGATCCGCGAGCTGTGGGGCGACGAGATCGACGACCCGGACCGGCGCTTCGAACTCGAACTGGTGCTGCGGGCGCAGAGGTTGAGGGGGGTGCTGGGGGAGACGAGCGGTCACGGGCCGTAG
- a CDS encoding DUF3068 domain-containing protein — MRRTASPVSLILLGFGTFLLVLAPMLVWYVEPRAAVNPIDIDTTAVYSGTGSYFDTDEIETVHDKRITVTQQVRGNVADSEKSGRAVWDVTTTVDTDKSLPAADPHDALEFFLNRWVTDRRTNQPVHCCRENPYFEGDAYLKFPFDVHKRSYSWWDNSLGDTVVLHYAGTKKVQGYTGYRFTGTVAATKIGTRLVPGTIVGRKNAPQVLAEEWYSNHGIELVADQRTGRVLYAQVGPRRTLRAPGTKKDAVVLLDSRKLGFTTATQQAQVKLAKKESGQLRMVGQTLPIGAAVAGFVLAVVGGVLVLRGRKRPETPDTGGTSQAHLMK; from the coding sequence ATGCGCCGTACAGCCTCACCTGTCTCCTTGATCCTGCTGGGATTCGGCACGTTTCTGCTGGTCCTGGCCCCGATGCTGGTCTGGTACGTCGAGCCGCGGGCCGCCGTGAACCCGATCGACATCGACACGACCGCCGTGTACTCCGGCACCGGCAGCTACTTCGACACCGACGAGATCGAGACCGTGCACGACAAGCGGATCACGGTCACCCAGCAGGTGCGCGGCAACGTCGCAGACAGCGAGAAGAGCGGGCGGGCGGTGTGGGACGTGACGACGACGGTCGACACGGACAAGTCGCTGCCGGCCGCCGATCCGCACGACGCGCTGGAGTTCTTCCTGAACCGGTGGGTGACCGACCGGCGCACCAACCAGCCGGTGCACTGCTGCAGGGAGAACCCGTACTTCGAGGGCGACGCGTATCTGAAGTTCCCCTTCGACGTGCACAAACGGTCGTACTCCTGGTGGGACAACTCGCTCGGCGACACGGTGGTGCTGCACTACGCGGGTACGAAGAAGGTCCAGGGGTACACGGGTTACCGGTTCACCGGCACCGTCGCGGCCACGAAGATCGGCACCCGGCTGGTACCCGGCACGATCGTCGGCCGGAAGAACGCACCGCAGGTCCTGGCCGAGGAGTGGTACTCCAACCACGGCATCGAGCTGGTCGCCGACCAGCGCACCGGCCGGGTCCTCTACGCCCAGGTCGGCCCGCGCCGCACCCTGCGCGCGCCCGGCACGAAGAAGGACGCGGTGGTGCTGCTCGACAGCCGGAAACTGGGGTTCACCACCGCGACGCAGCAGGCGCAGGTGAAACTGGCGAAGAAAGAGAGCGGCCAACTGCGCATGGTGGGACAGACGTTGCCGATCGGCGCCGCTGTGGCCGGATTCGTTCTGGCGGTGGTGGGTGGGGTTTTGGTGCTACGAGGACGGAAACGCCCCGAAACACCTGATACGGGTGGAACATCCCAGGCTCACCTCATGAAGTGA
- a CDS encoding glycosyltransferase family 4 protein, giving the protein MPQHVPSQLRAAHSWAPQHPPALPPQPRRIVFLAHRDLDNPAAGGSELLVDRLAEGLTELGHQVTLICGGPAAFRDYRVVSAGGEFGHYLRARSAFARQVGETDLLVEVCNGMPYLAPLWHHGPTLCLVNHVHSDLWKMRFGGPLAPAARVGRRLEQWALTGAQHRSLLVAVSPSTAHALHAIGVERDRIRVVHNGVEEPGPRAERSADPLFVAVGRLVEYKRIDLLLRLWERVRPVTGGRLVIVGDGPERGRLERIAGPGVEFAGHVSEAEKHRLLCAAWLLLHPSAVEGWGLVVTEAATRATPTVAFDVPGLRDSVVDGETGVLARGESSFAAAWCALALSGRRREAMGKAARDRAARYRWHRTVRQFRAVAAEAVRGWGT; this is encoded by the coding sequence ATGCCCCAGCACGTGCCTTCCCAGCTGCGCGCCGCACACTCCTGGGCGCCGCAGCACCCTCCGGCGCTCCCCCCACAACCGCGCCGAATCGTTTTCCTCGCCCACCGGGATCTGGACAATCCGGCGGCCGGCGGCTCCGAGCTGCTGGTCGACCGGCTCGCCGAGGGGCTGACCGAACTCGGCCACCAGGTCACCCTGATCTGCGGCGGACCGGCGGCCTTCCGGGACTACCGGGTCGTGTCGGCCGGCGGTGAGTTCGGCCACTACCTGCGCGCCCGCTCCGCCTTCGCCCGGCAGGTCGGCGAGACCGATCTGCTGGTCGAGGTCTGCAACGGCATGCCCTACCTCGCGCCCCTCTGGCACCACGGCCCCACCCTGTGCCTGGTCAACCATGTCCACTCCGACCTGTGGAAGATGCGGTTCGGCGGGCCCCTCGCACCGGCCGCGCGCGTCGGCCGAAGACTCGAACAGTGGGCGCTGACCGGTGCCCAGCACCGGAGTCTGCTGGTCGCCGTCTCCCCCTCGACGGCGCACGCCCTGCACGCGATCGGTGTCGAACGTGACCGGATCCGCGTCGTGCACAACGGAGTGGAGGAGCCCGGGCCGCGCGCCGAGCGATCGGCCGATCCGCTGTTCGTGGCGGTGGGCCGGCTCGTCGAGTACAAGCGGATCGATCTGCTGCTGAGACTCTGGGAGCGGGTGCGGCCGGTCACCGGCGGCCGGCTGGTGATCGTCGGCGACGGACCCGAACGGGGTCGCCTGGAGCGGATCGCCGGCCCCGGCGTCGAGTTCGCGGGCCATGTCTCCGAGGCCGAGAAGCACCGGCTGCTGTGCGCGGCCTGGCTGCTGCTGCATCCGTCCGCCGTGGAGGGATGGGGGCTGGTCGTCACCGAGGCCGCCACCCGTGCGACGCCGACGGTTGCCTTTGATGTGCCGGGGCTGCGGGACTCCGTTGTCGACGGGGAGACGGGTGTGCTCGCGCGCGGGGAGTCCTCGTTCGCGGCGGCCTGGTGCGCCTTGGCCCTGTCCGGGCGGCGGCGGGAGGCGATGGGCAAGGCTGCTCGGGATCGGGCGGCTCGGTATCGGTGGCATCGGACGGTCAGACAGTTTCGGGCGGTTGCCGCGGAGGCGGTGAGGGGCTGGGGGACGTGA
- a CDS encoding class I SAM-dependent methyltransferase, whose translation MNTAPRPWRGAPAQRSFKDPSFQRSLALFRAFLHEQDDPESCYELLARDAVDQVERYDGPVAGRTVVDVGGGSGYFTEEFRRRGALAYLFEPDIQELGETPPESAVIADGYLLPLSDGVADVTFSSNVLEHVADPQTFLSELARVTRPGGLIYVSFTNWLSPWGGHEWAPWHYFGAERARARYRRRTGKPAKHTLGENLFAVHIGTTLRQVRARDDVSVVSARSRYWPFLAEAVVKAPGVRELATWNLLLILRRCPP comes from the coding sequence TTGAACACAGCCCCGCGCCCCTGGAGGGGCGCTCCAGCCCAGCGGAGTTTCAAGGATCCCTCCTTTCAGCGGTCCCTTGCCCTCTTCCGCGCCTTTCTGCATGAGCAGGATGATCCGGAGAGCTGCTACGAACTGCTCGCCCGTGATGCGGTCGACCAGGTCGAGCGCTACGACGGGCCCGTCGCCGGACGCACCGTCGTCGACGTCGGCGGAGGCAGCGGGTACTTCACCGAGGAGTTTCGGCGGCGGGGTGCGCTTGCCTATCTCTTCGAGCCGGACATACAGGAGTTGGGGGAGACGCCGCCCGAGTCGGCCGTGATCGCGGACGGGTATCTGCTGCCCCTGTCGGATGGGGTCGCGGATGTGACCTTCTCGTCCAACGTCCTTGAGCACGTGGCCGACCCGCAGACGTTTCTCAGTGAACTCGCCCGCGTCACCCGGCCCGGTGGGCTCATCTACGTCTCGTTCACCAACTGGCTGTCGCCCTGGGGCGGTCACGAGTGGGCGCCCTGGCACTACTTCGGCGCCGAGCGGGCCCGCGCCCGCTACCGGCGCCGTACCGGAAAGCCCGCCAAGCACACCCTCGGCGAGAACCTCTTCGCCGTGCACATCGGCACCACGCTGCGGCAGGTGCGCGCCCGCGACGACGTCTCGGTCGTCTCGGCGCGCTCCCGCTACTGGCCGTTCCTCGCCGAGGCCGTCGTGAAGGCCCCCGGCGTAAGGGAGTTGGCCACCTGGAACCTTCTCCTCATCCTCCGGCGGTGTCCCCCATGA